The following are encoded in a window of Candidatus Moraniibacteriota bacterium genomic DNA:
- a CDS encoding fibronectin type III domain-containing protein encodes MKNGFKKEFFFHSSLPFLFGILCVFFFSFSSPTHASTVTWTGTTSTAWTTVTNWDTGTVPTSTDDVVINYTGTNQPLLNVDSGPITIQSLTLGGGASQSTLTMSNGYRLDDTNRKLVVTGNVTILNNGYFTHTANTTAETHRLFMDIGGNLDVQTGGQINVDGKGYAGGGPGNVGYQGSYGGSGSSSGPTYGSFVDPVNIGSGGGMSIISGAGAVKLIVSGSVTLNGLITSNSIAIDGARGGSGGSVSIITQYFLGSGSIRANGRNGGGGGRIAVKLTSGNDFGSVTMQTYGGNEGNFGAAGTIYTETASQGAGNGTVTIDNNNVISSVFTAIPSTQTWTIKNLVLKNKGKISVPIGTALILDNPDSVTGLSGTSAIDSGIALRGGTFDLPQGSLNIENWALIADLPHTLNGNITVKSGGYMTHSANGSTELYKMDLTINGNLDVQTGGQINVDGKGYAGGGPGNAGLQGSYGGSGSSLGPTYGSFTDPINNGSGGGMSHVAGAGAIKLVVSGLIMVDGLITSNSIGIDGARGGSGGSVSIITQYFLGSGSIRANGRNGGGGGRIAVKLTSGNDFGSVTMQTYGGNEGNFGAAGTIYTETASQGSNNGTLTIDNNNQTATVQTLIPQDNFTNNSLSLGNIIVKNKGLLAIPTGTTLNTTGDITIGTLNSSTDTSHIVANGTGTLISTNLTIHGVSGTGASINTNTKGYTPTLGTGAGTTGSLGYGSGGTYGGRGGNSSDGATSPNTYGNDFVPEDLGSGGGKSTGGTGGGDIRIRTNNNLNLYGTISSNGSAGLTNGGGGSGGSINILYAKNFTINGGKLQANGGAGQGGGGGGGGGRIAYAYENKTFTNQTIQTLGGTKGATAPATDGSAGSLKSGYLAGSLISSAFDSSSDANVMGTIEWKENEILPTGSSVTLSLKTAGTKGNLSSSPWIQIAQSTPSSLTTHCTKNNTTVSCTASAIPQDMKDIFEDRFFQYKVDLSSPDLLSQPQVDDVKVGYVVNAFPMIQNVTTTPNTDKTVTITYETKDEDTNTGTNTPGIVTPSFEYYNGSSWINIASNTLAPEDIQNKTVNQDTYTTHSATWTPSLVSESFYLTNAKIRVTVSDNEGANNIARAESNTFTLDTKTPTNPSLLVDASTQDLTIPSTTSVLTLGVSDDSPTQMKISLDENLTNSPWEPFNATVTIKLETDPDIVYTRFKDQYGNETQTIHTTTPETPTRVISQDTSNMLLTPPEYRAFVGFKTIEEPPTGFGNYKLYRSDDATTYTLQNIITSRTTNFLTDATPQPDILYTYKAKTTDTPGNVSFFSQTVTMKANGIQDFGEGGGGSDQTPPVLQNVTVESKDTTTVTITWETDELSDSRVEYATTPNTYTKQTGVSTYADTQAQSGLHRVTLTNLTPNTPYFFRVASTDPQGNTGVNDNNGNGYEVTTNPGPSISGVAVSSASNTQATIFWNTNVPADSVLHYSENKNGSLIDPITLSGSSVLTKNHQVTLDALTQGTTYYFYVTSTDSQGNIANDNNGGNYFQFSTTLDETPPTITNLQTSLISNDKAVITANTDEEASFLLQYRKKGSLTFTQTEQGTTYDRSHYRVLDTLTPDTEYEYQVSVKDINQNESQSDIQTMKTTLDPEYNHAPLSKIHTISDPPKVLTDQKAVITFQTDQAANCILEYGTQSRNYQEVPQTEATGIYDTLHSLHLGGLIFNTTYFYKLLCEDNLGTLIESEEKSFTTKLKQVDSGSEQAESTPPSISGVKVKDITGESAVVSWETDEVSDSRVKYGTTKDLEYATIDSITGFDPTKYTTSHSVTLRGLIPSTKYFFSTGSSDTAGNIGTSSQQTFQTQSPSSISSIKASSKQIGETTITWKTSTPTTSIVEYGNTENYGQTRKSEELKKDHEIIINNLLENSTYHFRVKGEDESKNLFSSSDSTFEPKSPPQIKEIKIEVLSDREAKVNFLTDTLTDSLVTYKNKNKEEDQKSEGNPSLLQTHSLTLKELTPGENYVLTVRVRDDMGNETLSDEIEFTMQKDETSPTVERVSTDSALSQNGKVQMIINWQTDEDASSSLIYKEGRAGEEKTVNVSSSPTKNHIIVLTSWKPGTLYSYKVIVKDLSGNETITKDYITLTPQTKESVVELIIKNFKEIFAWTGG; translated from the coding sequence GTGAAGAATGGCTTTAAAAAAGAATTTTTCTTTCACTCTTCCCTTCCTTTTCTTTTTGGAATTCTTTGTGTTTTCTTTTTTTCTTTTTCTTCTCCTACTCATGCTTCCACTGTAACCTGGACAGGAACAACCAGCACTGCATGGACTACAGTAACGAACTGGGACACAGGAACCGTTCCTACCAGCACCGATGATGTCGTTATCAATTACACAGGAACGAATCAACCTCTTCTTAATGTAGACTCTGGACCCATTACTATACAATCTCTTACTCTTGGAGGAGGAGCATCTCAATCAACCCTTACGATGAGTAATGGATATAGACTCGATGATACCAATAGAAAACTTGTAGTTACCGGAAATGTTACAATTCTCAACAATGGTTATTTTACCCACACAGCAAACACAACAGCAGAAACGCATAGACTCTTTATGGATATCGGAGGGAATCTCGATGTTCAAACTGGAGGACAGATTAATGTTGATGGGAAGGGATATGCTGGAGGTGGTCCGGGAAATGTTGGATATCAGGGTTCATATGGAGGATCCGGTTCATCCTCAGGCCCAACTTATGGCTCTTTTGTAGACCCTGTTAATATTGGTAGTGGTGGTGGAATGAGTATTATATCAGGGGCTGGTGCTGTTAAATTAATAGTTTCTGGATCGGTAACGTTAAATGGTTTAATTACATCAAATAGTATTGCTATTGATGGAGCGCGGGGAGGATCTGGTGGGTCAGTTTCTATAATTACACAATATTTTTTGGGCTCTGGTAGTATAAGAGCGAACGGAAGAAATGGTGGTGGAGGTGGTCGAATCGCTGTAAAGCTTACATCAGGAAATGACTTTGGATCGGTTACGATGCAAACATATGGGGGAAATGAAGGTAACTTTGGAGCAGCCGGCACCATCTACACCGAAACAGCCTCTCAAGGAGCGGGAAATGGAACGGTAACGATTGATAATAATAATGTTATTTCCTCAGTCTTCACCGCTATTCCTTCCACCCAAACATGGACCATTAAAAATCTAGTTCTAAAAAACAAAGGAAAAATAAGTGTCCCAATAGGAACCGCACTTATTCTTGATAATCCCGATTCTGTAACAGGACTTTCAGGTACTTCTGCAATAGACAGTGGTATCGCTCTTCGAGGAGGAACCTTTGATCTTCCTCAAGGATCTCTTAATATTGAAAACTGGGCTCTTATTGCAGATCTCCCTCATACACTCAATGGAAATATTACGGTGAAATCCGGTGGATATATGACACATAGTGCTAATGGAAGCACGGAACTCTACAAAATGGATCTTACTATTAATGGGAATCTCGATGTTCAAACAGGAGGACAGATTAATGTGGATGGGAAGGGATATGCTGGAGGTGGTCCGGGAAATGCTGGATTACAAGGTTCGTATGGAGGATCTGGTTCATCCTTAGGCCCAACTTATGGCTCTTTTACAGATCCGATTAATAATGGGAGTGGAGGAGGAATGAGTCATGTGGCAGGAGCTGGTGCTATAAAATTAGTAGTTTCTGGATTAATAATGGTAGATGGCTTAATTACCTCAAATAGTATTGGTATTGATGGAGCGCGGGGAGGATCTGGTGGGTCAGTTTCTATAATTACACAATATTTTTTGGGCTCTGGTAGTATAAGAGCGAACGGAAGAAATGGTGGTGGAGGTGGTCGAATCGCTGTAAAGCTTACATCAGGAAATGACTTTGGATCGGTTACGATGCAAACATATGGGGGAAATGAAGGTAACTTTGGAGCAGCCGGCACCATCTACACCGAAACAGCCTCCCAAGGCTCCAACAATGGAACCCTCACCATAGACAACAATAATCAAACAGCTACCGTCCAAACCCTCATCCCCCAAGACAACTTCACCAACAACTCCCTCTCTCTCGGAAACATCATTGTAAAAAACAAAGGACTTCTTGCCATTCCTACAGGAACCACTCTTAACACTACAGGAGACATAACCATAGGAACTCTTAACTCTTCTACTGACACCTCACACATAGTAGCCAATGGAACAGGAACTCTCATTTCTACCAATCTCACTATTCATGGAGTAAGTGGTACAGGAGCATCCATAAACACCAACACGAAAGGTTACACTCCTACTCTTGGAACAGGAGCAGGAACAACAGGCTCTCTTGGATATGGATCAGGAGGAACATATGGAGGAAGAGGAGGAAATAGTAGTGATGGAGCAACTTCCCCTAACACCTATGGAAATGACTTTGTTCCCGAAGATCTTGGAAGTGGAGGAGGAAAGTCTACAGGAGGAACAGGAGGAGGAGATATACGAATCAGAACGAATAACAATCTCAACCTCTATGGAACCATATCCAGTAACGGTAGCGCTGGACTCACCAATGGTGGAGGAGGATCAGGAGGATCTATAAACATACTCTATGCAAAAAACTTCACCATAAACGGTGGAAAGCTTCAAGCCAATGGTGGGGCGGGACAAGGTGGTGGAGGAGGAGGGGGAGGAGGAAGAATCGCCTATGCCTATGAAAACAAAACATTTACCAATCAAACGATTCAAACACTCGGAGGAACAAAAGGAGCTACCGCACCTGCAACTGATGGAAGCGCAGGTTCACTTAAATCTGGATACCTTGCTGGTTCTCTTATCTCTTCAGCATTTGATTCCAGTAGTGATGCTAATGTCATGGGAACAATAGAATGGAAAGAAAATGAAATACTCCCAACAGGTTCTTCAGTAACTCTTTCTCTCAAAACTGCAGGAACGAAAGGAAATCTTTCTTCTTCCCCCTGGATACAAATAGCACAATCTACTCCCTCTTCTCTTACTACACATTGTACAAAAAACAATACAACGGTAAGTTGCACAGCCAGTGCTATCCCTCAAGATATGAAAGATATCTTTGAAGATCGCTTCTTTCAATACAAAGTAGATCTTTCTTCTCCTGACCTTCTTTCTCAACCTCAAGTCGATGATGTAAAAGTAGGCTATGTTGTGAATGCTTTCCCTATGATTCAAAATGTAACCACTACTCCCAATACTGATAAAACAGTAACTATCACGTACGAAACAAAAGATGAAGATACCAATACCGGAACCAATACTCCAGGAATAGTTACTCCGAGCTTTGAATACTACAATGGAAGTAGTTGGATCAATATCGCTTCCAATACTCTAGCTCCCGAAGATATACAAAACAAAACAGTGAATCAAGATACGTACACAACACACAGTGCTACCTGGACTCCTTCTCTCGTAAGTGAATCTTTCTATCTTACCAATGCAAAAATCCGTGTAACCGTAAGTGACAATGAAGGAGCGAATAATATCGCACGAGCTGAATCAAATACCTTTACCCTCGATACAAAAACTCCCACCAATCCCTCCCTCCTTGTTGATGCTTCCACTCAAGACCTCACCATTCCCTCCACCACATCTGTTCTTACTCTTGGAGTCAGTGATGACTCTCCAACACAGATGAAGATTTCTCTTGACGAAAACCTTACCAACTCTCCTTGGGAACCTTTTAATGCAACGGTAACAATAAAACTCGAAACTGATCCCGACATTGTCTATACTCGCTTCAAAGATCAATACGGGAATGAAACACAAACCATACACACAACTACTCCAGAAACTCCTACACGAGTCATTTCTCAAGATACGAGTAATATGCTTCTTACCCCTCCAGAATACCGAGCCTTCGTAGGATTCAAAACAATAGAAGAACCTCCAACAGGATTCGGAAACTACAAACTCTATAGAAGTGATGACGCTACTACCTATACGCTTCAAAATATCATAACCTCAAGAACAACAAACTTCCTTACTGATGCTACCCCACAACCAGACATTCTCTACACCTACAAAGCAAAGACAACAGACACACCAGGAAATGTTTCTTTCTTCTCACAAACCGTTACGATGAAAGCAAATGGTATTCAAGACTTCGGAGAAGGTGGAGGAGGATCAGATCAAACCCCTCCTGTTCTACAAAACGTAACCGTAGAATCTAAAGACACCACAACCGTAACTATCACATGGGAAACAGATGAACTCTCTGACTCTCGTGTAGAATATGCAACCACTCCCAACACCTATACCAAACAAACAGGAGTCTCTACCTATGCTGACACCCAAGCACAATCAGGACTTCATAGAGTCACTCTTACCAACCTCACACCAAACACTCCCTACTTCTTTAGAGTTGCCTCTACTGATCCTCAAGGCAATACCGGAGTCAATGACAATAATGGCAATGGATATGAAGTCACAACGAATCCTGGACCTTCTATCAGTGGTGTAGCGGTATCAAGTGCTTCTAACACACAAGCAACCATATTCTGGAATACGAATGTCCCTGCAGACTCTGTACTCCATTACAGTGAAAACAAGAATGGATCTCTTATCGATCCTATCACTCTCTCCGGATCAAGTGTTCTTACAAAAAATCATCAAGTAACCTTAGATGCTCTTACTCAAGGAACCACCTACTATTTCTACGTTACCTCCACCGACTCACAAGGAAACATTGCCAATGACAATAATGGAGGAAACTATTTTCAATTCTCTACAACACTCGACGAAACACCTCCTACCATAACGAATCTTCAAACATCTCTTATCTCAAATGACAAAGCAGTTATTACAGCAAACACAGATGAAGAAGCATCCTTCCTCCTTCAGTACAGAAAAAAAGGAAGCCTTACCTTCACACAAACAGAACAAGGAACAACATACGATAGATCTCACTACAGGGTACTCGATACTCTTACTCCTGATACAGAGTATGAATATCAAGTGAGTGTTAAAGATATCAATCAAAACGAATCACAGAGTGATATACAAACAATGAAAACAACCTTAGATCCAGAATACAATCATGCACCTCTTTCAAAGATTCATACTATCAGTGATCCTCCTAAAGTACTCACTGATCAAAAAGCAGTCATAACCTTCCAGACGGATCAAGCAGCAAACTGCATCCTTGAATATGGAACCCAATCAAGAAACTACCAAGAAGTTCCTCAAACAGAAGCGACAGGAATCTATGACACACTCCATTCCCTGCATCTTGGAGGACTCATCTTTAACACAACCTACTTCTACAAACTTCTTTGTGAAGATAATCTTGGAACCCTCATAGAGAGTGAAGAAAAAAGCTTCACAACAAAACTCAAACAAGTAGACAGTGGAAGTGAACAAGCAGAATCTACTCCTCCCTCTATCTCAGGAGTCAAAGTCAAAGACATTACAGGAGAGAGTGCAGTGGTGAGTTGGGAGACGGATGAAGTTTCTGATAGTAGAGTAAAATATGGTACGACAAAAGACCTTGAATATGCCACAATTGATAGTATTACAGGTTTCGACCCCACCAAATACACCACCTCCCACTCCGTAACTCTTCGAGGTCTCATCCCATCTACTAAATACTTCTTCTCCACAGGATCTTCCGACACCGCCGGAAACATAGGCACCTCCTCCCAACAAACCTTCCAAACGCAATCTCCTTCTTCCATCTCTTCCATTAAAGCTTCTTCCAAACAAATAGGGGAAACAACTATCACATGGAAAACTTCCACTCCCACTACCTCTATTGTTGAATATGGAAACACAGAAAACTATGGACAAACAAGAAAAAGTGAAGAACTCAAAAAAGATCATGAAATTATCATAAACAATCTTTTAGAAAACTCTACCTACCACTTCCGAGTAAAAGGAGAAGATGAATCAAAAAATCTCTTCTCTTCTTCCGACTCTACCTTTGAACCAAAGTCTCCACCACAAATCAAAGAAATCAAGATAGAAGTTCTTTCAGACAGAGAAGCAAAAGTAAACTTCCTTACTGATACTCTTACCGACTCTCTTGTAACCTACAAAAACAAAAACAAAGAAGAAGATCAAAAGAGTGAAGGAAATCCCTCCCTCCTCCAAACTCACTCCCTCACCCTCAAAGAACTCACTCCTGGAGAAAACTACGTTCTTACTGTACGAGTCAGAGATGATATGGGAAATGAAACTCTCTCTGATGAGATAGAATTCACTATGCAAAAAGATGAAACTTCTCCTACAGTAGAAAGAGTCTCTACCGACTCCGCTCTTTCACAAAACGGAAAAGTACAAATGATTATTAACTGGCAAACAGATGAAGATGCTTCTTCCTCCCTCATCTACAAAGAAGGAAGAGCAGGAGAAGAAAAAACAGTGAATGTAAGTTCTTCCCCAACAAAGAATCACATCATTGTACTCACCTCTTGGAAACCAGGAACTCTCTACTCTTACAAAGTCATAGTAAAAGATCTGAGTGGGAATGAAACCATAACCAAAGACTACATCACCCTTACACCACAAACAAAAGAATCTGTTGTAGAACTCATCATAAAGAACTTCAAAGAAATCTTTGCTTGGACGGGAGGGTAG
- a CDS encoding M20/M25/M40 family metallo-hydrolase, with protein MTEKILSLAKKLITFQSSFENKKELERIFQFTLSHFQDFNKEYFERNGVKSVLIYNKKRRPKKFTLLLNGHLDIIPAKKNQFIPVIKNDRLYGAGAMDMKANIACLIIAFQEMAHRVSYPLGLQLVTDEEVGGFDGTKYQIEKGVLTDFVLSAEPTNFDIVHQAKGILILKISAKGKTAHGAYPWRGKNAIWMMHNFLSNIQKEYTFPKQEQWVTTLNLNSIETSNKAYNKIPDDCSVSFDVRFVLGEKEIFLEKLKKLMPKNFSLEILVDEDVLYTDPKNNSLLLLQAISKKILKKEVILRGAQGSSDARHFSQRGCPGIEFGPIGGGIGSDEEWVNIPSLSTYYQILSEYILKSK; from the coding sequence ATGACCGAAAAAATACTTTCCCTTGCGAAGAAACTTATTACATTTCAATCTTCTTTTGAAAATAAAAAAGAGCTAGAAAGAATTTTTCAGTTTACCCTTTCTCATTTTCAAGATTTTAATAAAGAATATTTCGAAAGAAATGGAGTAAAAAGTGTTTTGATTTATAATAAAAAAAGAAGACCCAAAAAATTTACACTTCTTCTTAATGGTCATTTAGATATTATTCCTGCCAAAAAAAATCAATTCATCCCAGTGATAAAAAATGATCGACTTTATGGTGCGGGAGCGATGGATATGAAAGCGAATATCGCTTGTCTTATAATAGCATTTCAAGAGATGGCACATCGTGTTTCGTATCCACTTGGTTTACAATTAGTGACTGATGAAGAGGTTGGGGGATTTGATGGAACTAAATATCAGATAGAAAAAGGTGTTTTAACAGACTTCGTTCTTTCAGCAGAACCTACAAATTTTGATATTGTACATCAAGCAAAAGGAATTTTGATATTGAAAATAAGTGCTAAAGGAAAGACGGCTCATGGTGCTTATCCATGGAGAGGGAAGAATGCTATTTGGATGATGCATAATTTTCTTTCAAATATTCAGAAAGAATATACATTTCCAAAACAAGAACAATGGGTTACAACACTTAATTTGAATTCTATTGAAACTTCAAATAAGGCGTATAACAAAATTCCGGATGATTGTTCAGTTTCTTTCGATGTTCGTTTTGTCTTGGGAGAAAAAGAAATCTTTTTGGAGAAGTTGAAGAAGCTTATGCCGAAAAATTTTTCTTTAGAAATTCTCGTGGATGAAGATGTTCTATATACGGATCCAAAGAATAATTCTTTGCTATTACTACAAGCTATTTCCAAGAAAATTTTAAAAAAAGAGGTTATTCTTCGCGGAGCACAGGGATCATCTGACGCAAGACATTTTTCGCAAAGAGGATGTCCTGGTATAGAATTTGGTCCGATTGGGGGAGGGATTGGAAGTGATGAGGAATGGGTGAATATTCCTTCTCTTTCTACCTATTATCAGATACTGAGCGAATATATTCTTAAGTCAAAATAA